Genomic window (Candidatus Scalindua japonica):
ATAACATGCTCAAGATCAGATGTGCGAAATATAACGGTACGTACGATAAAATTATCGAAAAATACAAAAAAGACGACCAAGAAAGAATTAAAAACAAAAAATCTAGGAAAAGTCTCCGACTCGTTAAATAAATTTACAAAAAAATGGGAATACTCCCACACCGTTTTATCCTTCAGGGACAGACTCATTCTCTATTTCTACGTTTTTTATCATAAATATAAATTCATAGTTTTTTAAATAAGAGTCAAACTGGATAGGCAAAATAAGAAAAAAAGTAGAATCTTTAAGAACCTTCCCATCTCCCTCATATGAGTACTCCGGAAGCATACCATGATCCAAATAGTCAATTTCTTGACCTGTAACTGAAGTCCATCCATCACCAAAATCCCCTCCGGGTCCCGGCCAAATATTTATCCATATATTCCCCTCGCTTATTGATTTTGGGCCAACCCTTATTGGATTTATATAGCGGTTGTTGGATATATAATTCCACATCTCAAAAGAGTACCTCCATCCAAATAGAATATTGTTAGATTCTCCCGATGGGCCTATATATTCTGCCTTGTCCGCATCAAAATATATACTGTTTTCTGTCTTGTTATATATAGACACCCAGATGTGTTCGGAAGTGGGGACAAATTGGAATGAAACGTCCTTATCTTCGAATTTGAGATCTTCTACATAAGGATCTATAAGCAAAAAACTATACTGATATGGACGGTAAGTACAACCGGCAAAAGACAATAACAAAGTTATAAAGAAAATTTTTCTTAATATTAAAAACACTTATTTATTAACAGGATTTAAATGTTACCGCATTTGATAACCACTACTCTGCAATCTCTCCCGGTTTTTCACTATTCATAAGGTATACTTCTTTCATCTTCTACTGTTTTTCAATGGCTTATATCAAACCGATACTGTGAAGCGCCCCCCCATATCGATTAATATTTGAGCCAGTGCCGGAGTTTTATTCGCAACCAGTGTGCCTCAGGAATCAGTCTGGTTCGGTGCAGACATTCAGGTTTCGCTTCCTCTCTGTACAGTTTTACTTTGTTTAAATAAAGCCTCCTCAAGACACTCTTTTGTAAAAATCCCATTTAAGACAGAGGTTCACCCAACAATTTTTAGTGCTCCCCTTAGTAGTTGGGATTTATAAAAACCTTATGCAACACCTTAAATCGAAGTAACTTACTACCGTTATTCTAAGCAAAACAACTAAAATATCAATTAAAATAATAAAAGCGACACACATTATTATATTTTCGAAAGAATAGATAAAAGGTTTAGGTAAAATTGCTTAAAATATCCTTTTTTACAACCAGAGTTTTTCTTTTTTTAGCAGACTAAGGATCTACACACTTAAAGATAAAACGGTAAATCTATGTTGACACACTCTGGTTAAATCAATAAAATAACATCACGAAAAGCTCAAATGCAAATTACTTATACAAATGAAGTATAGTGTCTCAATTTTATTTCTGTTCAGAGGTTATTCTAAATATAATGGATACAAAAGGGTTGTTATATACAAGGAAGAAAATACACTTTAAAGAAGGTGATATCATCTTTAAAGAAAATGAAGAAAATTGCAAAGAAATGTATGTCATTGATTCCGGAAGAGTAAATATAGTGAAAAAAGTCGGGGATACCGACATCACTTTAACTACACTGGATGAAGGTGATTTCTTTGGAGAGATGTCTTTAATAACCGGAAGTAAACGAAGTGCCTCGGCAATAGCTCATACAAAGTGCAAGCTTCATACTATGGATAAAGAAACATTTGAATCCAATCTCTCAAAAAATATAATTTTTACGAAACAAATACTTGAAACACTTGCCCATCGACTTGAAGCCACCGACACAAATCTCAAACGCCACATCCAGAGAACTGCAAGACTATCCAAAGTATTTAATGTAACTGGATAAGTATACATAAAACATCTGACTTCATTCTGACAGGGATTGGGATAACGAGTAAATTCAAGCCTTCAACGTTTTTGCCAGGAGGAGGATGAGATACATTCCCTACTTATTGAGAACTTACTATATTCTCATTCTATTTTGTATATAATAAACTTGGAACTATCGTTAGATATTTTTCAATCATGAAAGAACTACAGGATATAACCAAATGGCTTCCTACTACAAAAAAGGAAGTGGAAATGCGTGGATGGAGCGAACTTGATGTTATCCTTATCTCCGGTGATGCGTATGTTGACCATCCGTCATTTGGACCTGCCGTAATTGGCAGGATTATTGAAAATGAAGGATACAGAGTCGCTATTATATCTCAACCCAACTGGCAGGATGATTTGCGCGATTTCAAAAAACTTGGCAAGCCCGGATTTTTCTTTGGAGTAACCGCAGGCTGTATGGACTCCATGGTAAACCATTATACCGCAAACAAAAGGCTTCGTTCTACAGATGCCTATACTCCCGGTGGAAAATCCGGTTTTCGTCCGGATTATGCAGTTAACACATATTCAAAGATCTTAAAATCTATTTATCCTGATGTTCCTGTTATAATTGGGGGCATAGAGGCGTCATTAAG
Coding sequences:
- a CDS encoding Crp/Fnr family transcriptional regulator, with translation MDTKGLLYTRKKIHFKEGDIIFKENEENCKEMYVIDSGRVNIVKKVGDTDITLTTLDEGDFFGEMSLITGSKRSASAIAHTKCKLHTMDKETFESNLSKNIIFTKQILETLAHRLEATDTNLKRHIQRTARLSKVFNVTG